From Nocardioides faecalis:
GGAGACCGGCATCGTCTACATGCGCCAGGGCGAGGACCGCATGGAGTACCACAACGACCCGGACAAGACCGACGGCTCGCGCCGCGGCAACCTGCTGACCGTGTGGGACGTCGGGCACGTCGACGCCGACGGCTTCCTCTACATCACCGGTCGCGCGGCCGAGCTGATCCTGGTGGGCGGCGTGAACGTCTACCCCGCCGAGATCGAGGCCGCGCTCATCGAGCACCCCTGGGTCGCCGACGTCGGGGTGGTGGGTCGTCCCGACGACGAGTACGGCGAGGTGCCGGTCGCGCACGTCGCGACCACCGCGCAGGCCCCCGACGCCGACGCCGTGACCGCCGCGCTGCGCGAGCACGTGGCCGCCCGGCTGGCCGGGCCCAAGCATCCCCGGGAGTACGTGGTGCACCGGGCGCTCCCACGCGACCCCAACGGCAAGCTCTACAAGGCGCGGCTCGCCGACGCCACCCCGGCGTGAGCCGGCCAGCACGAGGGAAGGGTGCAGATGGACTTCGACGACAGCACTGAGGACCGCGCGTTCCGCGAGGAGGTGGGGGCCTGGCTGGACCGGGCGCTCGCCGACGTCCCGGACCAGGAGGAGCTCTCCCAGGACGAGCGCGAGGCCTGGTCGCGGACCTGGCAGGACCGGCTCTGCGAGGCCGGCTGGGCGGGCCTGTCCTGGCCGGTCGAGCACGGTGGGCGCGGCATGGACGCGCTCGCGCAGGCGATCTTCAACGAGGAGGCGGCCAAGCGCGGCGCGCCGTACCCGCTCAACGGCGTCGGCATGATGCTCGCCGGGCCGACGATCATCGCCCACGGGACCGCCGAGCAGCAGGCCCGCTACCTGCCGGGGATCCTGTCCGGTGAGACGTACTGGTGCCAGGGCTTCTCGGAGCCCGGCTCGGGCTCCGACCTCGCCAGCCTGCGCACCTCGGCGGTCAAGGTCGACGGCGGCTGGCTGGTCAACGGCTCGAAGATCTGGACCTCGAACGCGCACAACGCCTCGATGTGTCTGCTGCTGGCGCGCACCGATCCGGACCCGGCCAACAAGCACGGCGGGATCTCCTACCTGCTGGCGCCGATGGACAGGTTCACGGTCAAGCCGCTGGTGATGATCAACGAGGACACCGAGTTCAACGAGATGTTCCTCGACGACGTCTTCGTCCCCGACTCCGACGTCCTCGGTGGCGTCGGCAACGGCTGGAAGGTCGCCCTGACCACGCTGGCCTTCGAGCGCGGGAGCATGGCCCTGAACCTGTGGGTCTGGGCCCGCCAGGCGGTGGACCGCCTGGTCGACCTGGCCCTGGAGCGCGGCAGGTGCGACGACGAGGCCTTCTGGGACTCCGTCGGCGCGCTGCAGTGCGACGCCGAGGCCGTGCGGATCGGCTCGATGCGCATGGTCGCCGAGAGCCAGGCCGGCGGCATCCCCGGCCCGGAGACCTCCGCGCTGAAGAGCCTGTGGGCCGGCGTCGTGCAGAACGCCAACCGCATGGCCGTGCAGCTCGACGAGGCGGGCGGC
This genomic window contains:
- a CDS encoding acyl-CoA dehydrogenase family protein, which encodes MDFDDSTEDRAFREEVGAWLDRALADVPDQEELSQDEREAWSRTWQDRLCEAGWAGLSWPVEHGGRGMDALAQAIFNEEAAKRGAPYPLNGVGMMLAGPTIIAHGTAEQQARYLPGILSGETYWCQGFSEPGSGSDLASLRTSAVKVDGGWLVNGSKIWTSNAHNASMCLLLARTDPDPANKHGGISYLLAPMDRFTVKPLVMINEDTEFNEMFLDDVFVPDSDVLGGVGNGWKVALTTLAFERGSMALNLWVWARQAVDRLVDLALERGRCDDEAFWDSVGALQCDAEAVRIGSMRMVAESQAGGIPGPETSALKSLWAGVVQNANRMAVQLDEAGGVLLDGDGAAARMRRYLRARAHTIEGGTEEVQKSILAERVLGLPRSR